TGTTAGGTAAATGAAAATAGTTCTGCAGTTATATATTTCCATAGAATGTTTTACTactcaacaaacacaaatattcTAGAATTTAGAAAGTGACACTATAATGCACGTTGCAggcatttttttcattatttccgGGGTCGTATATGGTTGTGTTGAAATTTGACTCAAAAATAGTTTTGGGAAAAGTTAACAATCATGACAAGATTTTTGAGGGATGCATCTGAAAATCAAATTGTGACACGATTTATGAATAAGATTTGTGTATCTTGGATCGTATGCAAGAAATCATGACATAATTTTGACAGTATCATGATACTTTTTATGATCAAgatcaatctctttctttctatTAGTAATGTCAGAAAGGCTGCATTGCATTTCTTTCATAAAAGTGAGGAAATAGTTTTCTAAAGAGAAATGAATAGTGTCCAAAAGTTTATAAGTGTTAAGGTGTGGTCATGATGAGAAAACAAACTATTTCTCACCATCTAAAACCTTCCAAATCCTCCTCTTGCCTTCTCCTAAAACCTTCCAAATCCTCCATTAACTCAAGTAACAACTCGTTTTCCCATACAAAAAGCGGGCGTCTCCGAGAAAAAGTCCAATTGACCTCCGTTGCCAAAATAGCCCCCAACTCTCCCACTTTTGCCAAGAAAAAAATGTCTCTTAAACACAATTTAAGTTTCAACATATCACCCAGAAAACAATAATGAATATTGGTTTTGAGAGGGTGTTTGTGCTTAGGTTGTTTAAGATTATCATAATAAgaaactttcattttttatgaaattgattttgatggaTCGAAAGGTATCTTgtattattttggtttgtttgtatttttctttgtttgaattATGGTGTTTTGATTCTCTGTGATGCATGGAGACTGAATTGATGTTTTTACACGAAGAATATTGACCTACAAGTTTAAGGTGCGGTTCCAAAAGTAAATTGTGTGGTTCTAACAATAGTTCATATAGACCTTGATGAGAtcaatacaaattaaatttcaCAATCGACAACAAAGTCAAGAtatctaaaatttattataaaagagTATATAACCCCACGatctgtttttttatataaaaaaggaaaaaaagaaagagagaaaaacttATGATCTAAATCTACCGAGGGTATGGATCAGTAATTGAGACTTGGTTCATCGATTCATTCAATCTCGTTGCACCTACGTTATCAACATGTAGCTGCATGTCCGGTAGCATTCTAGTTCCACTTCCTATAAAATACGCAGGTTTCGAAGGTATTGAGAGAGCAAGAGAATAACTATTAAGCATGACTGCAACAGAAGCCATGGTTGGTCTATCAATCAAGTTTTCTTGAATGCAGAGTAAACCAATGTGGATGCATCTCAAGATTTCATTTTgtgaaatgttttttaatgatgGATCTATAATATCAGTAGCTCTCCCCTCTATCCAGCTTCTCCATGCCTAAAAGAAATATTTGCTCATATGCAAATAACCAAAGTAAGATAAGGTCGccaattattttaaacaataatGTATATATAGATCACATAATCTtctaatctttattttttaatgataatgaAGAAATTATAGCAAGAAAAGTATAACTTACATAGCTCAATAGATACTCCATATCCTCCCCATGAAAAATGTTTGCACTATTTTTATGACCACTTATAATCTCAAGAAGTAATACTCCAAAACTATAGACATCTGATTTTACCGAAAATTCTCCATGCATCGCATACTCAGGTGCCATATATCCACTGCATGTCAATAGACAAGCTTAATTAGTAAATAAATATTGTGAtatttcaaattaataattttcacTAATTCAGTAATTGCTACATACGGTTAATACATATGACTAAAAGTGAAATTAATATTTCACTTATAGTTGATTGAAATTAAGTTCTTGCGACAACTAAATATCTCAAGCTTATTTTGAAACTTACTAGGTTCCAACGATTCTATTTGTACTTCCTTCAGTTTGACCGATAACAAATCGTCTTGCCAATCCAAAATCGGATATCTTAGGATTCATCTCTTCGTCTAAAAGAATATTGCTTGCTTTGAGATCACGGTGTATAATGCGCAAGCGAGAATCCTCGTGAAGATAAAGAAGACCTCGAGCAATACCTTTTATGATATTGTAGCGCGTTTGCCAATTCAATTGTGTTTTCCTTGTCGGATCTACATATATAACCATGATCATATGAGTTTCAAAACTATATTTTGTCTTAATATTTGTCAATCTACAATCGTCGAACGGCGctaaaaaattgtaaacaatTTGTAAATACTAAATCAAACTATAATAGCAGTAATGAGTAAAGTTCATATTCACAGAGATTCTAGTCatatttgtcttttattttattcgtTAATGAATGTTTCTAATTTTCTCCGGTTATTATACCAATCAAAGTTTATATTAACCTTTTACCTAAGTACAATTTTGCTGTGCATTAAGCTGATTTTCAAACTTACCAAATATGAAGTAATCAAGACttttatttgaaacaaattcataaataaGTAGTCTTTCTCTCCCTTCTAGACAGAAACCAAGTAGCCTAACTAGATTTCGATGTTGAAGTTTGGCTACTAAAAGTACTTCATTTTTAAACTCAACATCTCCTTGGTCAGAATTTGTTGACAACCTTTTCACAGCAATCATATGCCCATTAAGCAGTTTAccctgaaaaatgaaaatattccaCTTTTAGCTTGGTTTGGTATGGtgaattttttgaagaaatatatgaatgaataaaaatggTATCATACCCGATAAACAATTCCAAATCCACCTTGTCCAAGTTTATTAGAATTAGAGAAATCACTCGTAGCAACTTGTATGATATCAAAGTTAAATTGCAATGACTCAACGATCGTCATATCCTCTTCACCTCCATCATCATATTTTCCCATATTGGCTTCACACAATAACgaatatgaagttaattagTTTTCATATACTTTTTTGTAATAAATGCAATAGAAATATTGTATAACATTGAGAGATATATTTTCTTAATGTAAATCTACAAggaaaatttcattaattttgCTATTTCCCATATTGCAGCGGCGAAGCAAACACATTTTTACGACGggtcaaatataaaaataaaataaaatatattcttaaaactaatatattaaaaataacatttcaaCAACTTATAAAGTAATTTACATTGATAACATGATAGTAAATTCCAATACTTGTATCAGCGTCATGCGTATTTATTTAGAGACTTATAGTTATAGATTATACGGACTTGTGTCATGCGTATTTATTtagtcttaatttttttttctttgaaaatatactttttaaattaaaataatgataagattttgtttaaaaatgataGCTCTTTGAAAGATAAGTAAGAAATAATGCGTTGTCATCAACAATACtctaatatgaaaaataaataataacgtTGTCATCCCATCTCACTATATGAATTGGCAAATCATTATTCAACATGACATAAAAAAATAGGATTCAAATTCAACGACACAGAAAAATTCCGAGATTTTAAAAAGTCCAGATTGTGTGTTTTGGACTTTAAAGTAGGAAGACTAGAATCGTGAACAAGTTAAAAATATGGttctttcaaacaaacaaaaaaatggtaTCAACAATTTATTTAAGTCATATAATGATAGTTATCAACTTTATTTTGACATCAGCTTTTACCGATCATTTGagttttatttgaaataaactAGTATAATATCGTAAAAAGACCATTATTTTTCTCACCTTGTGAGGTTCTTGTACGTCCTATTCGGATTATCGGATTCTTAAATCTGaaatatttcaacatttttgaaggttttatgaaatttttatgccGTTTATATCTTAAAATCTAAACTGCATGGGGCGTGTGTGGAAAAGAAACAGTATCGTAGAAAATGTAAGTGAGccataattttattataaaaaaagttaagcTAATAATAAGCTTTTGGTTGAGTAAAAAAGAATGGCTTTTGATCGGATTGAAATTGGatcctctcttctctttttcCTTCAGCAATCTCTCATTTTTCTAATGCAATAGTTGGTTGACtcaaaggagagagaaaaaagttaGGGTGAATGGTTGAGAAATTATGGCTTCTCAATTTtagaagaaaaagggaaaatcAAGGTGTGTGGGGTGTGAAGCTTGATAGCGCTTTACAATGAACTAAAAATTTTTAGCGTCTCACATTCAACAGGGAAAACTTCTCATTTGCACCAAATCTCGTGGAATAAATGTACCAAATCAAAATTAGACATACCTTCAAAATTTAGTTTTGGCTTTCTCAATCTATAGAAGCAAATAAAAATGAGTACCAAAACCACAGTAACAACGGGCACTGTGGTGGCGATGACAATTCCTATTTTGCTGTGTCCTGCACAAATTTTAAATCCTTCTAGTGTTCAAGAGCTAAATACATAGTAAAATGTTGAATCAATTGTGGTAGATATGGTGCCGAAAACAAACCTAAAGAGGTATTATTGGTGACTGCCGAAGGTGGTAGAGACGGTGAAGGTTGTAGCGACAGTGACTCTAACTCAATTGTTGAATTGTAGAAGCGATAAGTATCAAATCTTAAGCGACAACTTGGTTTAACAACTTCTCCTCCTAATCCCATATAATATCTATTGAATGGATCAGGATCAATTTCTGAGATAGCCGTATATAAGCAGTTAGAGCATTGTTGCGAAGACAAATCAGGCATGCATTGAACAAGACCGTATATGGTGCTAAAATCTGTAGTATTCACACCATCTGCCTCATATTTGCGACGAGAGTCGCCAGATGCAGCTTTGTCTGTTAGATTTCTCATCACAAAACTAAGTGGTTCAATGTACTTGTCCGCTTCAGTTGTAGACATTGTATTACTAAAATATCGTGTAGGATCAGTTTCCAAGCTCCCAAGTATTGAACGATATGTGTACCTTAAAGTGACATCATCACCCCACAAAATGGCCTCTTTTTGATTTGGACACTTTGCTCTAAGATAGGCAATGGAATTGTTTAGGTTTCTACGACACTGATTTGGCTCAAGATCTCCGCGACACAACCCAATGGCCTTTATTTTGTCTGGGTGTTGGCCATATGAGAAATTGTAAAAACCGTAGTTAATTTCTGTGTGGGAAGAGAAACTGTATAGAAGGGTTTTAAGGTTGTTGTCGTAGGTGCTATTGACTGTGTAGTTTCCTCTGTTATTATCACATTCAAATATGGCTTTGGCTTGGGATACAATTATGACAATAAGACAACAAACAAAGGGATACAGAGCcattacaaaattttgtttgaagTATGGACGTGAAATTAAAGGGTAGGTGGGTGTACTAGGTAAATTTGTAAAGGTGATGAGGTGTTAGACTTTTGAGTTGACTGACCATAAACTTTTACTACTATTCCTAATTTGGTGTTGTTGAATgttgatttcttcaaatttcaaaataaaataacatgataTTGTtgacttcaaagttcaaacgtTAGAATTAATGGAGATGCGACGTTACAATCATATTCATATACTGTGTATATAAACGTGAGGTTTTACGTATTCCTTTACTTTGACTTTGATTTggttgattttgagctataaacAACACATACAGTATATGTCAGATACGAATAGAAGAAAAATGCTTGATAAGGTATTGATTgaataacaaacaaatataaCGAGAACAGAAAGAGTGAAGACAGTGGTGAGTTAGTAACaatgacataattcaaaaaaacaagGCAACATGGCCAAACAGTACGAAactttcaaaagaaaaggaCATTCCCCAAAAAACAATAATGCTTGATGTCATGAATATATTTTCGTGGAAAACACAGGaatgatatttttcaatcacTAGATACAACAAAATGGTCAACCACTCTTTGTCacaatggaaaaaatatttggatactAAAAATGGTTACTAAAATTatgcattttgtttttcaaagacAGAGTAGGTGTCATGGTGTGAATCACAGTGTCTCAATCATACAATGTAGAAGGTTTCTTGGGAGTTTCTTGAGAGACATGTTGTTGAAgttttacaaacaaaaacaagacgATCCTCTTAAGGATATTTTTTGGATGGATCGAGGGCCATTGATCGAAGAAGTGAGAAGCTATTTGCAACAAAAGAGGTATGTTATCGTATTTGGTGATGTATGGAGTGTGCATTTTTGGGATGATTTTGAATATGCTACAATTGATAATAAGGTACTTATCACAACAAGGAACATAGATGTTAACCATGTCTTTCATTGAAGTGCGTGAAATACAACCTGAAAAACAATCTTTGGAACTATTCAATAAGAAGGTGTTTATTTTGACAATGATGGATGTTGTCCAAAGGAGCTCGTTGATATAGCTTCCGCTATTTGAAAAAATGCAAAGATTTACCACTACCATTTGTTGCTATTGATGGTCTTTTATctataaaagagaaaaatgtgTGTGAATGGTAGAAGCTTAGTGAATATTTAAGTTTAAGTTAAAGGACTCACGTTTAAAAgcgctaaaaaaaattaggtttgaGTTTCGATGATTTGACGTACTATCTTAAGTCGTAAGCTTATTGCATTTTGGAATGTGTCATGGAGATTATAAAGTTAAGTCAAAGAGATTGATTGTGATGGAAGAAACAAGAAAGAATTAGGAAGAAGTTGCAGCCGAATATTTAAACAAGTTGATCCATAGAAATTTGGTGCAAGTTTATTCAAGTAGAATAAATGGAACAACTAGAGGTTGTTTTGACCATGATCTAATACGTGAGATGATCCTTAAAAAGTGTGATGATTCAGAATTAAGCAAGCATATCAATGAAAATAGCCATTCATCCATAAACGGAACAGTTCGACGCCTATCAATACCAAACCACTTCCAATAATTTCATGGAGGGTATCGAAATTGGAAAGCACACATGAATCACATGTAGACTTTATGAGGAGAATTCCTAGAAAGTATAAGTATTGGTTTTGAAGATGCCCTCCTTAATTATGTTCCTAAAAAATTTGGAAGCTTGATCCACTTGAAGTATTTAAGCTTCAGGAATTTACATGTAAAAGAACACAAACTTCCGAAATACATTGGAATGCTTGAGAACCTAGAGACTTTGGATCTAAAAGGTGCAACAGGTAAACAATCATATGTGACGCGAAACTTTATTCACAAGCTTAGAGAGCTACAACATTTTCATGGTAACAAGGTATACTAGACTCATTGAGTAAAAATTTCGTAAACATTGTAGAGCTAATGGGAGCTAAAAAAGCTGAAGCATTTAAAAGAATTGAGCATTTGCATTACTTGAGATGTGCACGAAAGCATTCTACCTACCACAGTGATTTAGATGCAACTGAGCATTTGGTTATGTGGAGAAACTGAGCATTTGGTTATGTGGAGAATTTGCATTATCGGAGAAACTGAGCATCATATCATCCTTTCTATGTGTATTTTTTCgtcaaaaaaacataaaaataatttcctATTTGTGCATGTTTGGCTATGTGGTGgcaaaaattgatttgaatgaattgattctgTAAAATTGATTCCGACTAAAAGTAAGTTAAAAGTAAAGTGATTTGTGATTGAATACTTTCATGTAAATGTGAGTTAAACCGTAAATTTGtatgtaaaaatcaattatgaaatGAATTACAAATCCTAacttcaagtagaatcaattcttaaggcaaaattaattctacttgaaaacaaccaaacatgtcaGAAACAATTCTTAGCATCCAGAATCAATTTAAATTTAGCTCCTCTAGAAGtgaaatcaaacatacacttaatttcattgatttgaaatttataaCCTAACAAATGCTTCGAAATCTTCTACTAAAAGTGAAGTTGGAGAAGCTGCTAAAGTGGATTTCAGAACTTAAAAATCTTGCTAAGTTGAAGTTGGAAAACTCGGAGTTAACCAATGATCCAATGaaatcactaaaaaaatatgcaaagcTTGTTGTCCCTATCTCTCAAATCAAATGCTTATCTTGGGGAGAGCTTACATTTTCAAGATGGATGGTTTCCAAATCTAAAAGAACTACTACGTCTTCAAGATTGACAAAGGAGCACTGGCTTCTATAGAAGAACTCGAGTTTTGGAAAATGCCTCAACTCAAGAGAGTACCCACTGGAATCCAACACTATCCCTCTTGAGGCAAAAAGGCGTGCTTTCTCATTGTATCTTTCTTCTGTTCTTTTCTCTCAATAGCGAAACTTCCGTTCAATAAAAACAATGTAATTGTTTGTTAAAGAATGTTATCTTTGTTTGGTAGTGGTATGTGaatgtttgagtttgtgatgaaTGCAAGTTATGCAACAtgatatagacacacacacaaaacTAGTGTGAGTTGTTTGTGTTATCGTTCAATGATGATGTATTGACACCACTAATATATTAAACTTAAAACTTCGTACGTAACAGTTATGATAATCAAACAACCTATTTTATACAATAACCTCTAAATCTAATGTACATAAGCATTACAAGTTGTTTTGCTTATTTGTCTGAACTTTTCTAGCCGATTTCAGATTGATTTCAAAGTTTCATGATCCAAGACAGATACTAACAACAGAGAACTCTACAAATTTACATATGCATGTTTTTCACTAAATTCCGATCGGAGTGTTTTCTActttatgttttgaaattttcaaaatctaaaatcagttttagttttaaattattaaaattttcaaaaaccaaaacttaaaaccaatttttcaagATGTCACATCCTTCAGTTTAATATATCCTTATTTAAAACATCACTAGATCACTGTATGACGGTCCTTCTAAAAATCATCTTCAAGGTAAAAATCAAATCccatttatgcatttttttttggtgaatatcccatttatgcatttaaaaagaataagaactaaaaaaaataagaaaagaagaCTTATTTTTGTGGTTGATTTTGAAGGTAACTAAAAATGTCTGAACCCAAATTTATCCGAACACGTTTTGTTTTTAAAGTTAACTATGAAAACCAAAACCTCAGCAACCACCCCGACCCAAGGATTTTACTTTCAGTGGTTATAAATTTTCCTAAATTATCTGACACATAAAACTggcatttatttttcaaataataaaaatctgtTTGTAGCAG
Above is a genomic segment from Medicago truncatula cultivar Jemalong A17 chromosome 5, MtrunA17r5.0-ANR, whole genome shotgun sequence containing:
- the LOC11442310 gene encoding putative receptor-like protein kinase At4g00960 → MALYPFVCCLIVIIVSQAKAIFECDNNRGNYTVNSTYDNNLKTLLYSFSSHTEINYGFYNFSYGQHPDKIKAIGLCRGDLEPNQCRRNLNNSIAYLRAKCPNQKEAILWGDDVTLRYTYRSILGSLETDPTRYFSNTMSTTEADKYIEPLSFVMRNLTDKAASGDSRRKYEADGVNTTDFSTIYGLVQCMPDLSSQQCSNCLYTAISEIDPDPFNRYYMGLGGEVVKPSCRLRFDTYRFYNSTIELESLSLQPSPSLPPSAVTNNTSLGHSKIGIVIATTVPVVTVVLVLIFICFYRLRKPKLNFEANMGKYDDGGEEDMTIVESLQFNFDIIQVATSDFSNSNKLGQGGFGIVYRGKLLNGHMIAVKRLSTNSDQGDVEFKNEVLLVAKLQHRNLVRLLGFCLEGRERLLIYEFVSNKSLDYFIFDPTRKTQLNWQTRYNIIKGIARGLLYLHEDSRLRIIHRDLKASNILLDEEMNPKISDFGLARRFVIGQTEGSTNRIVGTYGYMAPEYAMHGEFSVKSDVYSFGVLLLEIISGHKNSANIFHGEDMEYLLSYAWRSWIEGRATDIIDPSLKNISQNEILRCIHIGLLCIQENLIDRPTMASVAVMLNSYSLALSIPSKPAYFIGSGTRMLPDMQLHVDNVGATRLNESMNQVSITDPYPR